In the Topomyia yanbarensis strain Yona2022 chromosome 3, ASM3024719v1, whole genome shotgun sequence genome, one interval contains:
- the LOC131689110 gene encoding cytochrome P450 9e2-like, whose product MEIDLAYVLVTVITIGWLYYWLTKDHDYFHHKPIPSMAVWPIVGSTGPLFFKKHSFTEFVKIIYDKFDGVKVFGLFDANAPLYVIRDPEMIKKIGIKDFDHFMNHRPIWGQAEGDHPNLLFAKSLFVLNDQKWRDMRVTLSPAFTGSKMRQMFELVVECSASMAQFFQKESQLSGRSQVYEMKDVFSRFTNDVIATCAFGIKVDSLRNPKNEFYAHGNVMFKFDTLAALIRTFGHRYIPSVMSYFGIDLLDRVHNTYFSSLIKQAIKSRETQGIVRPDMVHLLMQARKGMLKNQHEIEQNESFATVKEFEHGKGTSSIVMTEVEMIAQCLIFFVAGFDTVSTCLTFLAYELTINSDVQKRLYEEILETHESLNGKPLNYDTLQKMKYMDMVVSESLRKWPPVPAIDRLCVQDYEFDDGQGMKFTIEKGAAIWLPFHGLHHDPKYYVNPEQFLPERFSDENKANINPNAYLPFGIGPRNCIGSRFALMEVKAIVFYMLMKFSFERTEKTQVPLKLAKGYLGVHSRNGVFVEFKLRQPLTN is encoded by the exons atggaaatcgATCTAGCATACGTTCTAGTCACTGTGATTACGATCGGATGGCTTTACTACTGGTTAACCAAGGACCATGACTACTTTCACCACAAACCGATTCCATCGATGGCGGTCTGGCCCATTGTTGGAAGCACTGGACCACTTTTCTTCAAGAAGCACTCATTTACGGAATTCGTTAAGATCATTTACGACAAATTTGATGGCGTGAA AGTTTTCGGTCTATTCGACGCAAATGCCCCATTATACGTTATTCGTGATCCGGAGATGATCAAAAAGATCGGCATTAAAGACTTCGACCACTTCATGAACCACCGGCCGATCTGGGGTCAAGCCGAAGGAGATCATCCAAATCTGTTGTTTGCTAAGTCGCTGTTTGTACTGAACGATCAAAAGTGGAGGGATATGCGGGTTACCCTTAGTCCAGCGTTCACCGGATCAAAAATGCGGCAGATGTTTGAGCTGGTAGTGGAGTGTAGCGCAAGCATGGCTCAGTTCTTTCAGAAAGAGTCGCAGCTTAGCGGCAGATCGCAGGTGTACGAGATGAAAGATGTGTTTTCTAGATTTACCAACGACGTGATAGCGACATGTGCTTTTGGAATCAAGGTTGACTCCTTACGGAACCCTAAAAACGAGTTCTACGCGCACGGAAATGTTATGTTTAAATTCGACACATTGGCCGCCTTAATTCGCACGTTTGGACATCGGTACATTCCCTCCGTTATGAGCTACTTTGGAATTGATTTGCTCGATAGAGTGCATAATACCTACTTTTCATCACTTATTAAGCAAGCTATAAAGTCACGAGAAACTCAAGGCATTGTTCGCCCGGATATGGTTCACCTCTTGATGCAGGCTAGAAAGGGAATGCTGAAGAATCAGCATGAGATCGAGCAAAATGAAAGTTTTGCGACGGTGAAGGAGTTTGAACATGGGAAGGGGACATCGTCAATCGTAATGACAGAGGTCGAAATGATTGCACAATGCTTAATTTTCTTCGTCGCCGGTTTCGACACAGTGTCGACATGTCTCACCTTCCTAGCTTATGAACTGACTATTAATTCAGACGTTCAGAAACGATTATATGAGGAGATTTTGGAGACGCACGAATCTCTGAATGGAAAGCCGTTGAATTACGACACACTTCAAAAGATGAAGTACATGGACATGGTGGTGTCTGAATCGCTTCGTAAGTGGCCTCCAGTGCCCGCTATAGATAGACTATGCGTTCAAGATTACGAATTTGATGATGGTCAAGGCATGAAGTTTACTATCGAAAAGGGAGCAGCAATCTGGCTTCCTTTCCATGGACTACACCATGACCCGAAGTATTACGTCAATCCGGAGCAATTCTTACCGGAGCGATTCAGTGATGAGAACAAGGCAAATATAAATCCGAACGCATATCTGCCATTTGGGATCGGTCCCAGGAACTGCATCGGGTCCAGATTTGCTCTGATGGAGGTTAAGGCAATTGTGTTTTACATGCTGATGAAGTTTAGCTTTGAGCGAACGGAGAAAACCCAGGTGCCATTGAAGCTTGCCAAAGGCTATCTGGGGGTACACTCAAGAAATGGTGTTTTCGTGGAGTTTAAATTGAGACAACCATTGACCAATTAG